One Tolypothrix bouteillei VB521301 DNA window includes the following coding sequences:
- the dps gene encoding DNA starvation/stationary phase protection protein Dps translates to MTDNKLASRLYPTRIDIPADARSKIVAILNQTLAATSDLKSQTKQAHWNVKGTDFYQLHELFDEIAGELEEFIDLVAERITALGGYACGTVRMAAASSILPEYPTEIIAGMEHVTALADRFGPYAKHLREAIDKTNDLGDADTADLYTEVSRTIDKRLWFLDAHLQAAANNSGNGAPATAQNLDRTAARV, encoded by the coding sequence ATGACTGACAACAAACTTGCATCACGCCTTTATCCTACCCGTATTGATATTCCCGCAGACGCACGCTCCAAGATAGTTGCAATTCTCAACCAAACTCTAGCAGCCACTTCAGATTTAAAATCTCAAACAAAACAAGCACACTGGAATGTCAAAGGGACTGACTTCTATCAATTGCACGAATTATTTGATGAAATTGCAGGTGAGTTAGAAGAATTTATCGATCTAGTTGCTGAACGTATTACTGCTTTGGGTGGTTATGCTTGCGGAACTGTACGCATGGCAGCTGCAAGTTCTATTTTGCCAGAGTATCCTACAGAGATTATCGCTGGAATGGAGCACGTTACTGCTTTGGCGGATCGCTTTGGACCTTATGCCAAGCATTTGCGTGAAGCGATCGACAAAACCAACGATTTAGGCGATGCTGACACCGCTGACCTGTACACCGAAGTTTCTCGCACTATCGACAAGCGCCTCTGGTTCCTTGATGCTCATTTACAAGCAGCTGCAAATAATTCTGGAAATGGTGCTCCAGCTACTGCTCAAAATCTGGACAGAACTGCTGCTAGAGTATGA
- the nifV gene encoding homocitrate synthase, with protein sequence MNQILINDTTLRDGEQAAGVAFNLQEKAAIAQFLDAIGVHEIEVGIPAMGEEETRAISAIRNLDLQAKLLGWNRAVISDIEASIACGLKRVHISVPVSGIQITAKFQGQWRVTLQQLRDSISFAVDKGLWVAVGGEDSSRSDESFLLDVANYAQEWGASRFRFCDTVGILDPFTTYYKVKRLVTALSIPVEIHTHNDFGLATANALAGIKAGATSVNTTVNGLGERAGNAALEEVVMSLKRIYGVNLGIDTPRLLELSRLVARASGSSVPPWKAIVGENTFAHEAGIHAHGVLQNPSTYEPFAPEEVGWERRLVVGKHSGRHLVSNVLQQHGIFLNSEETKSVLEAVRQESVEKKRSLTVQELLNLAKEQQRYSHAIG encoded by the coding sequence ATGAATCAAATTCTAATTAATGACACCACCTTGCGCGATGGCGAACAAGCCGCTGGAGTCGCTTTTAACTTACAAGAGAAAGCCGCGATCGCACAATTTCTGGACGCCATTGGCGTTCACGAGATAGAAGTTGGCATTCCTGCAATGGGAGAGGAAGAAACCCGAGCAATATCGGCTATTCGCAACTTAGATTTGCAAGCCAAACTTTTAGGTTGGAACCGTGCTGTCATATCAGATATTGAAGCATCTATAGCTTGTGGATTGAAGCGAGTACACATTTCCGTACCTGTATCCGGAATTCAAATTACTGCAAAATTTCAAGGTCAGTGGCGGGTTACACTACAACAACTTAGAGATAGCATTAGCTTCGCCGTTGATAAAGGGCTTTGGGTAGCTGTTGGAGGAGAAGACTCTTCGCGATCTGACGAGAGTTTTCTCCTAGATGTCGCCAACTATGCCCAAGAATGGGGTGCATCGCGATTTCGCTTTTGCGACACTGTTGGCATTCTTGACCCCTTCACCACTTACTACAAAGTGAAACGGTTGGTCACAGCATTATCAATTCCTGTAGAAATACACACCCACAATGACTTTGGGTTGGCTACCGCCAATGCTCTTGCAGGAATTAAAGCTGGAGCCACATCCGTAAATACAACTGTTAACGGACTTGGTGAAAGGGCTGGAAATGCAGCATTAGAAGAAGTTGTCATGTCTCTCAAACGCATCTACGGCGTCAATTTAGGCATTGACACTCCTCGTTTATTAGAACTATCCCGACTTGTTGCTCGAGCATCAGGCTCTAGCGTACCGCCTTGGAAAGCAATTGTCGGTGAAAATACCTTTGCTCATGAAGCAGGTATCCACGCTCACGGCGTATTGCAAAACCCCTCCACTTATGAACCTTTTGCTCCAGAAGAGGTAGGGTGGGAACGGCGATTGGTTGTGGGCAAACATTCTGGCAGACACTTAGTATCGAACGTTTTGCAGCAACACGGTATCTTCTTAAACTCAGAAGAAACCAAATCTGTATTAGAAGCAGTGCGGCAAGAGTCAGTCGAGAAAAAACGCAGCTTAACGGTGCAAGAACTGTTGAATTTAGCAAAAGAGCAACAGAGGTACTCTCATGCAATTGGATGA
- a CDS encoding putative quinol monooxygenase: MNDSLLTIVARIKAKPGMEDRMRQDLLGLLATTRAESGCITFDLLKDINEPTVFVLYENWKDRAALDAHFEQPYVKQVLQAYEETLAEPIEVLSLRKIEPS; this comes from the coding sequence ATGAATGACTCTCTACTGACGATCGTTGCTCGTATTAAAGCAAAACCTGGAATGGAAGACCGAATGCGGCAAGACTTACTGGGTTTACTTGCGACCACTCGTGCAGAGTCGGGTTGCATCACCTTTGACTTATTGAAAGACATAAATGAGCCAACGGTTTTTGTGCTGTACGAAAACTGGAAAGATCGGGCAGCTCTCGATGCTCACTTTGAGCAGCCTTACGTGAAACAGGTTTTGCAAGCTTATGAGGAGACGTTGGCGGAACCGATCGAAGTTTTGTCTCTGAGAAAAATTGAACCATCATGA
- a CDS encoding carbonic anhydrase, whose translation MKRIVSRRNLLKLGAGVVGTGVVTAGVGSDLVFPQKAVAKDDVTPEQALQLLIEGNERFVTRKRKNPNQTSARLVEVAKGQKPFASILGCADSRVPSEIIFDQGFGDLFVCRVAGNIATPEETGSLEFGSVVLGSKVIMVLGHKRCGAVEATLKGTPVPGQIATLLAAIKPGIESAKNLPGDKLENACKANIATQIEKLKTSPLLSQLILEKKLIMVGGYYDLDTGRVSLLK comes from the coding sequence ATGAAAAGAATAGTCTCCAGAAGAAATTTACTGAAGTTAGGTGCAGGAGTAGTAGGTACGGGAGTCGTAACAGCAGGAGTAGGCTCTGATTTAGTTTTTCCGCAAAAAGCAGTTGCCAAAGATGATGTTACTCCCGAGCAAGCCCTGCAACTCCTTATAGAAGGAAATGAACGATTTGTTACAAGAAAACGAAAAAACCCCAATCAAACTTCTGCACGTCTAGTAGAAGTTGCCAAAGGTCAGAAACCGTTTGCTTCTATTCTCGGTTGTGCCGATTCACGGGTTCCTTCGGAGATTATCTTTGACCAAGGATTTGGGGATTTATTTGTATGTCGTGTAGCTGGTAATATTGCTACGCCAGAAGAAACTGGCAGTCTGGAATTTGGCAGTGTAGTATTAGGTTCAAAAGTCATTATGGTGCTGGGGCATAAAAGATGTGGTGCGGTAGAAGCCACACTCAAAGGTACCCCAGTTCCCGGTCAAATTGCTACTTTACTGGCTGCTATTAAACCAGGTATAGAATCAGCCAAAAATCTACCGGGAGACAAATTAGAAAATGCCTGTAAAGCCAACATTGCAACACAAATAGAAAAGTTGAAAACATCTCCACTGCTCTCGCAATTAATTCTTGAGAAAAAACTCATTATGGTGGGTGGTTATTACGATCTAGATACTGGTCGTGTCAGCCTACTGAAGTAG
- a CDS encoding SDR family oxidoreductase, whose protein sequence is MEVRGLGESEEVAEAVVWLCSDAASYITGQTIAVDGGFAMPGFRGS, encoded by the coding sequence GTGGAAGTTCGGGGATTGGGCGAATCAGAAGAAGTGGCAGAAGCGGTAGTCTGGCTTTGCTCCGATGCTGCGTCTTACATCACAGGACAGACGATCGCTGTTGATGGCGGCTTTGCCATGCCTGGTTTTCGCGGTTCTTGA
- the nifT gene encoding putative nitrogen fixation protein NifT has protein sequence MKVMLRQNTAGNLVVYVAKKDLEEEVVKQTEGADGKIFTLANGWELSFPNLPDPLKLPQTVEAKRIA, from the coding sequence ATGAAAGTCATGCTGCGTCAAAATACTGCTGGAAATTTAGTTGTTTACGTTGCCAAGAAAGATTTAGAGGAAGAAGTTGTCAAGCAAACAGAAGGAGCAGACGGCAAGATTTTCACTCTCGCAAATGGCTGGGAACTCTCATTTCCTAATTTGCCAGACCCACTCAAGTTACCTCAAACTGTAGAAGCTAAGCGAATTGCGTAA
- a CDS encoding MerR family transcriptional regulator has product MFLSVSPMQTLTIQQVAQQTGLTVHTLRYYERNGLLEPVDRASSGHRRYSAQDIARIEFLTRLRATGMPIRQMQEFARLFRERPEAIGSRRKLLEAHEQQVQAHIQELRSNLEMIQWKIGYYKGLEARHQTDATDSYSEANERQKCLAAGRAFMLERALQQVDVEAEVEPQSNEASGSLHESKFQS; this is encoded by the coding sequence ATGTTTCTCTCGGTGAGTCCCATGCAAACCCTGACGATTCAACAGGTTGCCCAGCAAACGGGCTTAACGGTTCACACACTGCGGTACTACGAACGCAATGGCTTACTGGAGCCAGTCGATCGCGCTAGCAGTGGGCATCGTCGCTATTCGGCACAAGACATTGCCCGCATCGAGTTTCTGACTCGCCTGCGGGCAACCGGAATGCCAATTCGGCAGATGCAGGAATTTGCCCGACTGTTTCGAGAGCGACCAGAGGCAATTGGCTCCCGCCGCAAGCTGCTAGAAGCCCACGAGCAACAGGTACAGGCACACATTCAAGAACTGAGGAGCAACCTGGAAATGATTCAGTGGAAGATTGGCTATTACAAGGGATTGGAAGCCCGTCACCAGACGGATGCAACCGATTCCTATTCAGAAGCAAACGAACGCCAGAAATGTCTGGCGGCAGGACGAGCTTTTATGTTGGAACGCGCTCTCCAACAGGTAGATGTTGAAGCAGAAGTTGAACCTCAATCCAACGAAGCGTCTGGTTCCTTGCATGAGAGCAAATTTCAATCATAA
- a CDS encoding Asr1405/Asl0597 family protein, whose translation MLQPCREQNSFEHILQIPVCDRWRIYHRLQELMIPCWCLPDGSLRVQIDGCLTACLVRSTVLQLVATRQELIDWLEQCWEA comes from the coding sequence ATGTTGCAACCTTGTAGAGAGCAAAATTCTTTCGAGCATATTCTTCAGATTCCTGTATGCGATCGCTGGCGAATCTATCACCGCTTGCAAGAATTGATGATTCCCTGTTGGTGTCTTCCTGATGGTTCTCTGCGAGTACAAATTGATGGATGTCTGACAGCATGTCTCGTTCGCAGTACTGTCTTGCAATTGGTAGCAACTCGTCAAGAATTAATTGATTGGTTGGAGCAATGCTGGGAGGCTTAA
- the cysE gene encoding serine O-acetyltransferase codes for MQQSLEHIQNSKSTKMPVFATVNLLRAIWTGIFFEPLLTDFRIIFERDPAARNWLEVLFCYPGFHALCLHRIAHWLHRQKVTFLPRFISYLGRFFTGIEIHPGAEIGKGVFIDHGVGVVIGETAIVGDYSLIYQGVTLGGTGKESGKRHPTLGKNVVVGAGAKVLGNIRIEDRVRIGAGSVVLRDVPSDSTVVGIPGRIISHKQEKPLSPLEHGKLPDLEARMIRSLVERIEQLEQRLQTFHSSAKEKELVTKEH; via the coding sequence ATGCAACAGTCCCTCGAGCATATCCAAAATTCCAAATCTACAAAAATGCCGGTATTTGCCACTGTCAACTTACTCAGAGCAATCTGGACTGGCATTTTTTTTGAACCACTCTTAACGGATTTTCGCATCATATTTGAGCGAGACCCAGCCGCACGGAACTGGTTAGAAGTGCTTTTTTGCTACCCTGGGTTTCATGCACTTTGCTTGCATCGTATTGCCCACTGGCTACACCGTCAGAAAGTGACTTTTCTCCCCCGCTTTATTTCTTATTTGGGGCGATTTTTTACTGGAATTGAAATTCATCCTGGAGCAGAAATAGGCAAAGGTGTATTTATCGACCACGGTGTGGGAGTTGTCATTGGCGAAACTGCCATAGTTGGAGACTATAGTTTGATTTACCAAGGCGTCACCCTTGGAGGAACAGGCAAAGAAAGCGGTAAGCGCCATCCTACTTTAGGTAAAAACGTTGTTGTAGGCGCTGGGGCAAAGGTCTTGGGCAATATTCGTATTGAAGATCGCGTCCGTATAGGTGCGGGTTCGGTTGTTTTGCGGGATGTCCCTTCAGATTCTACTGTTGTAGGAATTCCAGGTCGTATTATTTCCCACAAGCAAGAAAAACCCCTTTCTCCCTTAGAGCATGGCAAGCTACCCGATCTAGAAGCTCGCATGATTCGCTCATTGGTAGAGCGTATTGAGCAACTCGAACAAAGGCTGCAAACCTTTCACTCATCAGCAAAGGAAAAAGAATTGGTAACTAAGGAACATTAA
- a CDS encoding DUF2949 domain-containing protein, which yields MNHYSNTQFINFLQKELLLTAGDIAIALKKHELNNEPLTMLLWQYGLVDIEQLERILDWLEDQPVTDYW from the coding sequence ATGAATCATTACAGTAATACACAATTCATCAATTTTTTACAAAAGGAGCTTTTACTAACTGCGGGCGATATTGCGATCGCACTGAAAAAACATGAGTTAAATAACGAACCATTAACGATGCTGCTCTGGCAGTATGGATTAGTTGATATAGAACAGTTAGAACGTATTTTGGATTGGTTGGAAGACCAACCAGTGACTGACTATTGGTAA
- a CDS encoding nitrogen fixation protein NifZ: MQLDELELGLEPVFEIGDKVRLRKLIKNDGTFPGLEIGTVLAKKGDIGYVVSVGTFLQRSYIYAVHFLQTTGYVVGCRKGELELVEESQENASPDGE, encoded by the coding sequence ATGCAATTGGATGAACTAGAACTAGGTCTAGAACCAGTCTTTGAGATAGGAGATAAAGTCCGACTTCGCAAATTAATCAAAAACGATGGCACTTTTCCCGGACTAGAAATAGGAACAGTCCTCGCCAAGAAAGGAGATATTGGCTATGTCGTCAGCGTAGGAACTTTCTTACAAAGATCCTACATTTATGCCGTTCATTTTCTTCAAACTACGGGGTATGTCGTAGGTTGTCGCAAAGGTGAACTAGAACTTGTTGAGGAAAGCCAAGAAAACGCCTCTCCTGACGGGGAATGA
- a CDS encoding pirin family protein, translating into MAVNSKTHLIHDRNARGQSKTGWLDSRHTFSFGSFYDPSRMGFRSLRVINDDRVVPGAGFPTHGHKDMEILTYVLEGAVEHKDSLGNGSVIRPGDAQIMSAGTGILHSEYNPSETEPVHFLQIWIIPNKQGLQPRYEQKSFPIEEKRGKLRLIGAKDGRDGAVTIYQDVDLYTSVLDAGDVINYHVQPNRYAWLHLAQGVATLNGEELRAGDGVQINGEEKLEISTDVGAEILLFDLG; encoded by the coding sequence ATGGCTGTTAATTCTAAAACACATCTCATTCACGATCGCAACGCACGCGGTCAAAGCAAAACAGGCTGGTTGGATAGCCGTCACACATTTTCCTTTGGTAGTTTTTACGATCCCAGTCGCATGGGCTTTCGTTCTTTAAGAGTGATTAATGACGATCGCGTTGTTCCCGGTGCAGGTTTTCCAACCCACGGACACAAAGATATGGAAATCCTCACCTATGTTTTGGAAGGAGCGGTAGAGCATAAAGATAGTTTGGGTAATGGCTCAGTCATACGTCCGGGTGACGCGCAAATTATGAGCGCCGGTACTGGTATTCTGCACAGCGAGTATAATCCTTCTGAAACAGAGCCAGTCCATTTTCTCCAAATTTGGATTATTCCTAACAAACAAGGGTTGCAACCAAGATACGAACAAAAAAGTTTTCCGATTGAAGAAAAACGCGGAAAGCTGCGTTTGATTGGTGCAAAAGATGGACGTGATGGTGCAGTGACTATTTACCAAGATGTTGATTTATACACATCTGTTCTAGATGCTGGTGATGTTATCAACTATCACGTTCAACCCAATCGTTATGCTTGGTTGCACTTGGCTCAAGGCGTAGCAACGTTGAACGGAGAAGAACTCCGAGCAGGCGATGGAGTACAAATTAACGGAGAGGAAAAACTCGAAATTAGTACAGATGTAGGCGCAGAAATCTTGCTCTTCGATCTGGGCTAA